A DNA window from Enterobacter asburiae contains the following coding sequences:
- a CDS encoding carbohydrate porin: MNTIKKLPLTMAVIAALCPISVLAQEFTQEQIDAIVAKAVDKALAERQAKMDAAVAKKADVVTEPQSAAQSPDMAIPFGIKFTGYARYGAHFQAADQKYVAVDGSYNGASAIGRLGNEGNGGEFQLSKAFKGENGAIWDVNVMIDHWGDEVNLKKAYAGVTNIMASNPNAYFWAGRDFHQRPQQGINDYFWMNHDGQGAGVKNFDIGGVQFDVAAVAAVESCSPEVMEDEANPSRITCTGGSGTGDKGNYAATSKIHGMKLGPIDMELYANYGFDSKAVESDERLNAWQGGVVLSHTNDSGVNKVIARYSDNADNSVFNKTEDLTTVYASFEGLYKFTQATQVEYILAFHDYDNSRDKTDNRKNYNAIVRPMHWWNDVHSTWLEAGWQHVDYDNGGDNKGWKLTLSQNMSIAMGPEFRPMLRFYVTGGKVDNERTARVNNTKDETLDDFNVGAMWEAWF, translated from the coding sequence ATGAATACGATTAAAAAACTTCCATTAACCATGGCGGTTATCGCCGCGCTTTGCCCAATTTCCGTGCTCGCACAGGAATTCACCCAGGAGCAAATCGACGCCATTGTGGCGAAAGCGGTGGATAAAGCCCTGGCCGAACGTCAGGCTAAAATGGATGCGGCGGTCGCGAAAAAAGCGGACGTGGTGACCGAGCCGCAAAGCGCGGCGCAATCTCCGGATATGGCGATCCCGTTCGGAATTAAATTTACCGGCTACGCCCGCTACGGCGCGCACTTCCAGGCCGCCGATCAGAAATACGTCGCGGTGGACGGCTCGTACAACGGCGCGTCCGCCATTGGTCGTCTGGGCAACGAAGGCAACGGCGGGGAATTCCAGCTCTCCAAGGCCTTCAAGGGTGAAAACGGGGCCATCTGGGACGTTAACGTGATGATCGACCACTGGGGCGACGAAGTTAACCTGAAAAAAGCCTACGCGGGGGTGACCAACATTATGGCCTCCAACCCGAACGCCTATTTCTGGGCAGGTCGTGACTTCCACCAGCGTCCGCAGCAGGGCATCAACGACTACTTCTGGATGAACCACGACGGCCAGGGCGCCGGGGTGAAGAACTTCGACATCGGCGGCGTGCAGTTCGACGTGGCCGCCGTGGCGGCGGTGGAATCCTGTAGCCCGGAAGTGATGGAAGATGAAGCCAACCCGTCGCGCATCACCTGTACCGGCGGTTCCGGCACGGGCGACAAAGGCAACTACGCCGCGACCTCAAAAATCCACGGCATGAAGCTTGGCCCGATCGACATGGAGCTGTACGCCAACTACGGCTTTGACTCCAAGGCGGTGGAGAGCGACGAGCGTCTGAACGCGTGGCAAGGCGGCGTGGTGTTGAGCCACACCAACGACAGCGGCGTGAACAAGGTGATCGCCCGCTACTCCGATAACGCGGACAACAGCGTGTTCAACAAAACCGAGGATCTGACCACGGTCTACGCCAGCTTCGAAGGGCTATACAAATTCACCCAGGCCACGCAGGTGGAGTACATCCTCGCCTTCCACGACTACGACAACAGCCGCGATAAGACCGACAACCGCAAAAACTACAACGCCATCGTGCGACCAATGCACTGGTGGAACGACGTTCACTCCACCTGGCTGGAAGCGGGCTGGCAGCATGTTGATTACGACAACGGTGGCGACAACAAGGGCTGGAAGCTGACCCTGTCCCAGAACATGTCTATCGCCATGGGGCCGGAGTTCCGCCCGATGCTGCGCTTCTACGTGACCGGCGGCAAGGTGGATAACGAACGCACCGCGCGCGTAAACAACACCAAAGACGAAACGCTCGACGACTTCAACGTCGGCGCGATGTGGGAGGCGTGGTTCTAG
- a CDS encoding PTS lactose/cellobiose transporter subunit IIA: MIALEEAVMEIIVNAGQSRSLCFEALHAARQGNIDEAKSLLREADGYARQAHKMQTKLIEQDAGEGRQPMTLIMVHAQDHLMNSLLARELSEEIIHLYQR, from the coding sequence ATGATCGCATTAGAAGAAGCCGTAATGGAAATTATCGTCAATGCCGGACAGTCCCGCAGCCTGTGCTTTGAAGCGCTGCACGCGGCGCGCCAGGGCAATATTGACGAAGCCAAAAGCCTGCTGCGCGAAGCCGACGGCTACGCGCGCCAGGCGCACAAGATGCAGACCAAACTGATCGAGCAGGATGCGGGCGAAGGCCGCCAGCCGATGACGTTAATTATGGTGCACGCGCAGGATCATTTAATGAACTCCTTATTAGCGCGTGAACTGTCCGAAGAAATTATTCATTTATATCAGAGATAG
- a CDS encoding PTS sugar transporter subunit IIC, whose protein sequence is MSSLYQSMVAVIEQSITPLAAKLGQQKYVIAIRDGFTAALPFMIIGSFMLVFIFPPFSADTTNSFARGWLDFSQTYREQLMLPFNLSMGVMTFFISVGIGASLGRQFNLDPVMSGLLAFMAFLLVAAPYADGKISTQYLSGQGIFTALITAIYATRVYAWLKQNNVTIRLPKEVPTGVARSFEILIPVMVVIGTLHPLNLFIEAQTGMIIPQAIMHLLEPLVSASDSLPAILLSVLLCQIFWFAGIHGSLIVTGIMNPFWMANLSANQAALAAGAALPHVYLQGFWDHYLLIGGVGSTLPLAFLLLRSRVTHLRTIGKMGVVPSFFNINEPILFGAPIIMNPMLFIPFVFVPLVNACLAYAATKLGWLAQVVSLTPWTTPAPIGASWAANWALSPVVMCLVCMVMSALMYLPFLRAYERTLIKNEEQKAQATVGAAETASN, encoded by the coding sequence ATGAGTTCGTTATATCAATCCATGGTCGCGGTGATTGAGCAGTCAATTACCCCGCTGGCCGCCAAGCTGGGCCAGCAAAAGTATGTGATTGCCATCCGCGACGGCTTTACCGCCGCGCTGCCGTTTATGATCATCGGCTCGTTTATGCTGGTGTTCATCTTCCCGCCTTTCTCGGCGGATACCACCAACAGCTTTGCCCGCGGCTGGCTGGATTTCTCCCAGACCTATCGTGAACAGCTGATGCTGCCGTTTAACCTCAGCATGGGCGTGATGACCTTCTTCATTTCGGTGGGAATTGGGGCGAGCCTGGGGCGTCAGTTTAACCTCGACCCGGTGATGTCCGGCCTGCTGGCCTTTATGGCCTTCCTGCTGGTCGCCGCGCCGTATGCCGACGGCAAGATCTCGACCCAGTATCTCTCCGGCCAGGGCATCTTCACCGCCCTGATCACCGCCATTTACGCCACCCGCGTTTACGCGTGGCTGAAGCAGAACAACGTGACCATTCGCCTGCCGAAGGAAGTACCAACCGGCGTGGCGCGCTCGTTTGAAATCCTGATCCCGGTGATGGTGGTGATCGGCACGCTGCACCCGCTGAACCTGTTCATTGAAGCGCAGACCGGAATGATCATACCGCAGGCGATCATGCACCTGCTGGAGCCGCTGGTGTCCGCCTCTGACTCCCTGCCCGCCATTCTGCTCTCCGTGCTGCTGTGCCAGATCTTCTGGTTCGCCGGTATTCACGGCTCGCTGATCGTCACCGGCATCATGAACCCGTTCTGGATGGCGAACCTCTCGGCAAACCAGGCGGCGCTGGCGGCCGGCGCGGCGCTGCCGCACGTTTACCTCCAGGGCTTCTGGGATCACTACCTGCTGATTGGCGGCGTAGGCTCCACGCTGCCGCTGGCGTTCCTGCTGCTGCGCAGCCGCGTTACCCACCTGCGCACCATCGGCAAAATGGGCGTGGTGCCAAGCTTCTTCAACATCAACGAACCGATTCTGTTCGGCGCGCCGATCATCATGAACCCGATGCTGTTTATCCCGTTCGTGTTCGTTCCGCTGGTCAACGCCTGCCTGGCGTACGCGGCAACCAAACTCGGCTGGCTGGCGCAGGTCGTCTCGTTGACCCCGTGGACCACCCCTGCACCGATTGGCGCCTCGTGGGCGGCAAACTGGGCGCTGAGCCCCGTGGTGATGTGCCTGGTCTGTATGGTGATGTCCGCGCTGATGTACCTGCCGTTCCTGCGCGCCTATGAGCGTACGCTCATCAAAAACGAAGAGCAGAAGGCCCAGGCAACCGTCGGCGCCGCCGAGACCGCCAGCAATTAA
- a CDS encoding efflux transporter outer membrane subunit encodes MFRVSVLALALLSAGCVSLDPTYQRPDAPVPATLPGAHGEATAMVSQWQQVMNDARLKSVVTMALNSNRDVQKAIADIDAARAQYGETRSSLFPTVDAELSHTRSRTLASGVATSDEANGAVSSFELDLFGRNQSLSRAARETWLASEFTAQNTRLTMVSELTTAWVTLAADNSNLALAKSTMESAANSLKIVKRQQEVGVAAATDVSSAIAVYQQARASVASYRTLVMQDKNALNLLAGDTVPDKLLPGTLESLSDNAITLIPAGVSSSTLLRRPDIQEAEHNLLSANANIGAARANFFPTISLTASAGVGSDSLSSLFSHGMKVWSFAPSITLPLFSGGNNLAQLRYAEAEKKGLIATYEKAIQSAFKDVADALARRETLSEQLDAQREYVAAEQKTLDVATRSYRAGAGDYLTVLTAQRSLWSAQESLIALQQTDLENRITLWQSLGGGIQ; translated from the coding sequence ATGTTTCGTGTATCTGTTTTAGCGCTAGCCCTGCTGAGCGCGGGTTGTGTGTCGTTAGATCCAACGTATCAACGCCCGGACGCGCCCGTCCCGGCAACCTTGCCCGGCGCGCACGGCGAAGCCACCGCCATGGTGAGCCAGTGGCAGCAGGTAATGAACGATGCGCGGCTGAAAAGCGTGGTGACGATGGCGCTTAACAGCAACCGCGACGTGCAAAAAGCGATTGCCGATATCGACGCCGCCCGCGCCCAGTACGGTGAAACGCGCTCGTCCCTGTTCCCGACGGTGGACGCCGAGCTGAGCCACACCCGCAGCCGCACGCTGGCAAGCGGCGTCGCGACAAGCGATGAAGCCAACGGCGCGGTCTCCAGCTTCGAGCTGGATCTGTTTGGCCGCAACCAGAGCCTCTCCCGCGCCGCGCGTGAAACCTGGCTTGCCAGCGAGTTCACCGCGCAGAACACGCGCCTGACGATGGTCAGCGAGCTGACCACGGCCTGGGTGACGCTGGCGGCGGATAACAGCAACCTGGCGCTGGCAAAATCCACCATGGAGAGCGCGGCAAACTCGCTGAAGATTGTGAAGCGCCAGCAGGAAGTGGGCGTGGCGGCGGCGACGGACGTCAGCTCGGCAATAGCGGTGTACCAGCAGGCGCGCGCCAGCGTCGCAAGCTACCGGACGCTGGTGATGCAGGACAAAAATGCCCTTAATCTGCTGGCGGGCGATACGGTGCCGGACAAGCTGCTGCCCGGCACGCTGGAGAGCCTGAGCGACAACGCCATCACGCTGATCCCGGCGGGCGTCAGCTCCAGCACCCTGCTGCGTCGTCCGGATATTCAGGAGGCGGAACATAACCTGCTGAGCGCCAACGCCAACATCGGCGCGGCGCGCGCCAACTTCTTCCCGACCATTTCACTCACCGCCAGCGCGGGCGTCGGCAGCGACTCGCTCTCCTCCCTGTTCAGCCACGGGATGAAGGTTTGGTCGTTTGCGCCGTCCATCACCCTGCCGCTGTTTAGCGGCGGGAACAACCTGGCGCAGCTGCGCTACGCGGAAGCGGAGAAGAAAGGGCTGATCGCCACCTATGAGAAAGCCATCCAGAGCGCGTTTAAGGACGTGGCCGACGCGCTGGCGCGACGAGAAACCCTGAGCGAACAGCTCGACGCCCAGCGCGAATACGTCGCGGCGGAGCAAAAAACGCTGGATGTGGCAACGCGAAGCTATAGGGCGGGCGCGGGGGATTATCTGACGGTACTGACCGCGCAGCGGTCGCTGTGGTCGGCGCAGGAATCGCTGATCGCGCTGCAGCAAACCGACCTGGAAAACCGCATCACGCTGTGGCAGTCGCTGGGGGGCGGTATTCAGTAG
- a CDS encoding YicS family protein, protein MKAAHLVCLLVCLLFAAFVHAQEKDDPAKEAQIKQQVLKDIKKTCTPQKKQSDKAWQEMILSSEANQLLIKNAITAVKRDNLDAYWGAIGQVDCMEDY, encoded by the coding sequence ATGAAAGCTGCGCACCTGGTCTGCCTGCTGGTTTGTCTGCTCTTCGCCGCGTTTGTCCATGCTCAGGAAAAGGATGACCCCGCGAAAGAGGCGCAAATAAAGCAGCAGGTCCTTAAAGATATTAAGAAAACCTGTACGCCACAGAAAAAGCAGAGCGATAAAGCCTGGCAGGAGATGATTTTGTCGTCCGAGGCCAATCAGCTGCTGATTAAAAATGCCATCACCGCCGTGAAGCGCGACAACCTGGATGCCTACTGGGGGGCGATTGGTCAGGTGGATTGTATGGAAGATTATTGA
- a CDS encoding EamA family transporter → MGSTRKGMLNVLIAAVLWGSSGVCAQYIMEKSHISSPYLTMVRLLFTGVILLTLSFVHGDKIFSVIKHRKDALSLLIFSLVGALTVQLTFLLTIEKSNAATATVLQFLSPTIIVAWFALARKKRPGLFVLSAIMTSLVGTFLLVTHGDPTSLSISPAALFFGIASAFAAAFYTTYPSTLIARYGTLPIVGWSMLIAGLMLTPFYAGRGTTFVIDGSLLLAFFYLVVIGTALTFSLYLKGAQMIGGPKASILSCAEPLSSALLSVILLGVAFTLPDWLGTLLIVSSVVLISMDSRRRVQTSA, encoded by the coding sequence ATGGGTTCCACACGTAAAGGGATGCTAAACGTCCTGATCGCCGCCGTTTTATGGGGCAGTTCCGGCGTTTGCGCGCAGTACATCATGGAGAAAAGCCACATTTCTTCGCCTTACCTGACCATGGTTCGCCTGCTGTTTACCGGCGTGATCCTGCTGACGCTTTCTTTCGTGCACGGCGATAAGATTTTCTCGGTCATCAAACATCGCAAAGACGCCCTCAGCCTGCTGATTTTCTCGCTGGTCGGCGCGCTCACCGTGCAGCTCACCTTCCTGCTGACGATTGAAAAATCCAACGCTGCGACCGCTACCGTGCTGCAGTTTCTCTCGCCGACCATTATCGTGGCCTGGTTCGCCCTGGCGCGGAAAAAGCGTCCCGGCCTGTTTGTGCTGTCGGCCATCATGACGTCGCTTGTCGGCACCTTCCTGCTGGTCACTCACGGCGACCCGACCTCGCTCTCCATCTCGCCTGCCGCGCTGTTCTTCGGCATCGCCTCGGCGTTTGCCGCCGCGTTTTACACCACCTATCCGTCAACGCTGATCGCCCGCTACGGCACGCTGCCGATTGTCGGCTGGAGCATGCTGATCGCCGGGCTAATGCTGACGCCGTTCTACGCCGGACGCGGGACCACCTTTGTGATTGACGGCAGCCTGCTGCTGGCGTTTTTCTACCTCGTGGTGATTGGCACGGCGCTGACGTTCAGCCTGTATCTGAAAGGCGCACAGATGATCGGCGGGCCGAAGGCGAGCATTCTGAGCTGCGCCGAGCCGCTGAGCAGCGCGCTGCTGTCGGTGATTTTGCTGGGGGTGGCGTTCACCCTGCCGGACTGGCTGGGGACGCTATTGATTGTGTCGTCGGTAGTGTTGATTTCAATGGATTCGAGAAGACGGGTTCAGACATCGGCGTAG
- a CDS encoding PTS sugar transporter subunit IIB: MFKIMLCCSAGMSTSLLVSKMVDVAKERGLPVKIDAYGVSEFDTQFPQYQVVLLGPQVKYMLKTLSDKAATKGIPVQPIDMMDYGMQRGDKVLDYALSLIEAAH; encoded by the coding sequence ATGTTCAAGATTATGCTGTGCTGCTCTGCCGGGATGTCCACCAGCCTGTTGGTCAGCAAAATGGTCGATGTCGCGAAAGAACGTGGTTTGCCGGTGAAGATTGATGCGTACGGTGTTTCCGAATTTGATACGCAGTTTCCGCAATACCAGGTTGTCCTTCTCGGACCGCAAGTGAAATACATGTTAAAGACACTCTCAGACAAGGCGGCTACGAAAGGCATTCCGGTGCAGCCCATCGATATGATGGACTACGGCATGCAGCGTGGCGATAAAGTACTGGACTATGCTCTGTCGCTCATCGAAGCGGCACACTAA
- a CDS encoding LacI family DNA-binding transcriptional regulator — protein sequence MSTINDVSRLAGVSKATVSRVLSGSRGVKEASRQAVLKAVDELNYRPNVIAQSLLSQSTGCIGVICAQENINQTTGYLYALEKQLSQHQKHLLLRFAHSKAEVMHALEELSCGLCDDILVIGARFPLDVEMDNVILVDCMESDNSNSIQFDHAFAAETACNYLTSQGRRQIALIHPHGSGFADQVLLGYKHALEKNFLPFNRSLVFMDATSSSVALQELLNNASTLNFNALLVADEQEAQRVIPQLQAFNKSVPDDIMVFSLAGSLHLPGIPVIPAIEYSMDAMAARIVSWLTEKTQMLGSYVLRGDLIIPDVRKR from the coding sequence ATGTCGACAATCAATGATGTATCACGTCTTGCCGGGGTGTCTAAAGCCACGGTATCGCGAGTGTTGAGTGGGTCGCGTGGCGTTAAGGAAGCCAGCCGTCAGGCCGTTCTGAAGGCCGTGGATGAGCTAAACTATCGTCCCAACGTGATTGCCCAGTCGCTGCTGAGCCAGTCGACGGGCTGCATTGGAGTCATTTGCGCGCAGGAAAATATTAACCAGACCACTGGTTATCTCTACGCGCTGGAAAAACAGCTCAGCCAGCATCAAAAACACCTCCTGCTGCGCTTCGCGCACAGCAAAGCGGAAGTGATGCACGCCCTTGAAGAACTCTCCTGCGGGCTCTGCGATGATATCCTGGTGATTGGCGCCCGTTTCCCGCTGGACGTGGAGATGGACAACGTCATTCTGGTGGACTGCATGGAGTCTGATAATTCCAACAGCATTCAGTTCGATCACGCCTTTGCCGCCGAAACCGCATGTAACTACCTCACCAGCCAGGGGCGTCGCCAGATTGCGCTGATCCACCCCCACGGCAGCGGTTTTGCCGACCAGGTGCTGCTCGGCTACAAGCACGCGCTGGAGAAAAATTTCCTGCCCTTTAATCGCAGCCTGGTCTTTATGGACGCGACTTCTTCATCCGTTGCGCTGCAGGAGCTGCTTAACAACGCCAGCACCCTGAATTTCAACGCGCTGCTGGTGGCGGACGAGCAGGAAGCCCAGCGGGTGATCCCGCAGCTGCAGGCGTTTAATAAATCGGTGCCGGACGACATCATGGTCTTCAGCCTGGCCGGATCGCTGCACCTGCCGGGCATTCCGGTGATCCCGGCAATTGAATATTCCATGGACGCGATGGCGGCGCGCATTGTGAGCTGGCTGACGGAGAAAACGCAGATGCTCGGGTCCTATGTTCTGCGCGGGGATTTGATCATTCCAGACGTGCGTAAGCGTTAA
- a CDS encoding glycoside hydrolase family 1 protein, with amino-acid sequence MKYTFPDNFWWGSASSALQTEGAREGETTWDYWFSREPNRFHNGVGPQQTSTFYQHWKTDIQLLKQLNHNSFRTSISWARLIPDGIGEVNPEAVDFYNQVIDELNEQGITPFMTLFHFDMPMAMQEIGGWENRDVVDAYARYAQICFELFGDRVLHWFTFNEPIVPVEGGYLYDFHYPNVVDFRRAATVAYHTVLAHAKAVQAYRAGHYAGEIGIVLNLTPSYPRSQNPADVKAAHIADLMFNRSFLDPVLRGEYPADLVALLKSCDQLPACKPEDGFLIAEGKIDLLGVNYYQPRRVKCRDSAVNPQAPFMPEWFFDNYEMPGRKMNPYRGWEIYEPGIYDILVNLRDNYGNPRCFISENGMGVENEQRFIENGQINDQYRIEFISEHLAWLHKGISEGCNCLGYHMWTFIDNWSWCNAYKNRYGFIQLDLETQKRTIKKSGEWFAATALNNSFEKE; translated from the coding sequence ATGAAATACACATTTCCCGATAACTTCTGGTGGGGCAGCGCAAGCTCCGCTCTCCAGACGGAAGGGGCAAGAGAGGGGGAAACCACGTGGGATTACTGGTTTTCCCGCGAGCCAAACCGTTTTCACAACGGCGTGGGGCCGCAGCAGACCTCCACGTTTTATCAGCACTGGAAAACGGATATTCAGCTGTTAAAGCAGCTGAACCACAACAGCTTTCGCACCTCGATTAGCTGGGCGCGCCTGATCCCCGACGGTATCGGTGAAGTGAACCCGGAAGCGGTCGATTTTTACAATCAGGTCATTGATGAGCTGAATGAACAGGGCATCACGCCGTTTATGACCCTGTTCCATTTCGACATGCCGATGGCGATGCAGGAGATCGGCGGCTGGGAAAACCGCGACGTGGTGGACGCCTACGCCCGCTATGCGCAGATTTGCTTTGAGCTGTTCGGCGATCGCGTGCTGCACTGGTTTACCTTCAACGAGCCGATCGTGCCGGTGGAAGGCGGTTATCTGTACGACTTCCACTACCCGAACGTGGTGGATTTTCGTCGGGCAGCCACCGTGGCGTATCACACCGTGCTGGCCCATGCGAAGGCGGTGCAGGCCTACCGCGCCGGGCATTACGCGGGGGAGATTGGCATCGTGCTAAACCTGACGCCGTCGTACCCGCGTTCGCAGAACCCGGCGGACGTGAAGGCGGCGCACATCGCGGATCTGATGTTTAATCGCAGCTTCCTTGACCCGGTCCTGCGCGGCGAATACCCGGCAGATCTCGTAGCGCTGCTGAAATCCTGCGATCAATTACCCGCCTGTAAACCGGAAGACGGTTTCCTGATTGCGGAAGGGAAAATCGACCTGCTCGGCGTGAACTACTATCAGCCGCGTCGCGTGAAGTGTCGCGACAGCGCGGTGAACCCGCAGGCGCCGTTTATGCCGGAGTGGTTCTTCGATAATTACGAGATGCCGGGCCGCAAGATGAACCCGTACCGTGGCTGGGAAATCTACGAGCCGGGTATTTACGATATTCTGGTTAACCTGCGCGACAATTACGGCAACCCTCGCTGCTTTATTTCTGAAAACGGCATGGGCGTCGAAAACGAGCAGCGGTTTATTGAAAATGGCCAGATTAACGATCAATACCGCATCGAGTTTATTTCCGAACATTTAGCCTGGCTGCATAAGGGTATTAGCGAAGGGTGCAATTGTCTCGGCTACCATATGTGGACGTTTATTGATAACTGGTCGTGGTGCAACGCGTATAAAAATCGCTACGGATTTATCCAGCTCGATTTAGAGACGCAGAAACGCACCATTAAGAAAAGCGGAGAGTGGTTTGCCGCTACCGCGTTAAATAATAGTTTTGAAAAAGAGTAA